A window of Gambusia affinis linkage group LG03, SWU_Gaff_1.0, whole genome shotgun sequence genomic DNA:
ATTCAGCGGCACTCAGTAGAAAATGTCTAAAGATGTGAAGGATCAGATGGAGGTGATGGGAGCATGTAAAAAGAAacgacaaaaatatttattcactaCTCTGAACAGTTTAGAAAATGTCAGATATGAGGccagaaatattctttttaagatttttgggAAAACTGTGAAATTGTTTGCCACATACACATTTGAAAGACTAAAAACTTTCTCTTCTTGAGCGgacaataaaactttttttgtaaatcttcagtatgttctttgtaaaattgaaaaaaaaaaaaaagcagaaagaagtaAACAAAGAATTGGCCAAAAATGTTACCACAACTAATGGTGTGAAAGGTGGTCACACTAACAATCTTCTTCTCATATTTCAATAACAGTGCTCTGTTGCTAAcctttctggtgtttttttgttttttttttttttttgggggggggttgcCTCATTCAGCTCTCAGAGCTCCTGCTGACTCACTTCATTGTAGGAAATATCCATGCAAAGCAATTATGCacgattgtttatttttgtgaaaccttcatttaaaatgagaagatGGAAAGAAGCAGCAAACcataatgaaataaacatttaaatacccACCAGTGAAAGAACCACAAACACTTCCTTACAGCTCCCTGTGTAATAGACACCAAATTTGTCAACACGGAGCGTCAAACAGAAAGTGAATTCAGCTTCTTTCTTAGAATGGTGAATCTGTAACCAGTCAATCTTTAATGAATTATTAAGCTCTGGGTTAATATGATTCTTGCTGACACCTTTAGATGCTGATGCAGATAATTTCCCGTACCATCAGCAGCATCTCTGCTTCAAGCTCCAACGCCTCGTCTGCGTTTTAGGTTCATTTAAACCCATCCTGTTAATCGTTGACTTTTCAGGAATGATAACACAAGTTTTACAATGCATCAAATATCAAAAGCAAGACCGTAAATAAGTCAGAATGAAACTGGCTGATGGATGCGGCCTGCTTTCAAACCCGACAACAGAATCAGGACAGACAGAGGAGAAGAACATTGACAGGGACTTTGCTAAACCCGTATGTTTGGTCCAAGACAGCAAAACCTCAAcctcaatttttttaaactagtcttttcaatacaataaataaataaattaaaatactgcaATCTATATTCTTATTTTCCGATCTGTCTTAAGAATGAAATCTAATCTGCACTAACTTCATAGTGCATAATTCTTGAGTCTTTCAAAACCAACTTTTGAGGAGCTTTTCTATTAGTAGGCTTTCATGGAGGAGGATTTTGTGTTACGTGATGAGGAAAGAGGCTTGAgagagttttaaaaaagaagaagaagaaacagaaaagcctCAAAAGACCTTCGCTGTGATTACAATATTATAAGACCGTCTAACACATAAtcctcatttttctttaattatctTTTCTGCATTTAGCTGATTTTCTGTTAAGATTTTCTTGTCGTTTTTCCATATCTATTCATCTTGTCATACTTATTGCagctgctgaaataaatttgggtttaattgatttatttgcgttttatcattttaattctttattttgttatgtgGTTTACTGTGTGCTATCTCTGTTTTAATGCTCTTATCACAAATTTTCTCATTATTCTTGTTGGATATTTTAGGTCAAAGTTCAGTCTCGCCATTATAGTCATTAATAAGTTTGTCGGACAAACATCAACTCTGTTAAAAGAGTCTAACATTTCTACTACGTTTTTCTAGTTTCTATGCTTAATCTTCTTAAGCTCTTTCTTGTTCTCTGCTGTTGTGTGTTGAGTGTcgacacattttttattttcccagtcTTTTATCTcttgatttttctgtgtttcttatgtTGCTTTCATGTTTTGGATGGTTTTAAGGTTGATTTCTATTGTATAGTGCTTTGTGATTGTATGTCTGTGAGAAgagctttataaataaacttcactTATCAGTTTCGGCTCCTTCAGCCCGTGTTATGTCACATGGCAATCATTTCTGCCACGAGTTTCTGTGTTAAAATCTGCTGTCACTGTCAGAGTGCTTCAACTccattttgatgcatttaaaggACTTTATGGGAATAAAATAGGTTTAAATCTTTACTGTTGCCAGACATTTAATTGAAACAAGAATCCCGTCATATAAATTTGTGAAATCTATTGTGGTTTATTTTCATGTCCACAGTTTGCAATAAtgacaatacaaaaaaaaaacatcctgcaTTATATACATCTTGTCCTTGACAAAtactttcaaagtaaatattatatttacCTTATAAATAACACCCTGAGTCCCAAATAAGACTttacaaataacaaaagaaagtgCTTTAGGAAAATAACaaatccacattttctttttcaaaaaaaacaatcattagCAACAATAAACAAGTGTCTTCACACTAGTAGCATCTCAGAACTTCTACTCTTGTATGAGTTtcaagtttattcattttgaaatcCTGGTTTTACTTCACTCTAGGGACACATTCAGTGGTTGCTGTCTGTAGTGTTGCAGTCTGTCAGTAGTTCGCATTTGATGCTTTCTGCAGCAGTTTTAGCGATCAGCCAGCTCCAAAGGGTCACCTCCACATCACCGGTGGAGTGCTGATCACCAGTCGACACAGCGGACAGGTACCAAACTGCACCAGGACTCTGGGGGTGCAGCGATTGCAGAGGCAGCGGTGACCACAGGGCAGCGAGATGTCCGTCTGCCGCACCATGCACACCACGCAGTGGTTGTCTGTGAgcggaagagagagaaaaaatatgtaactaTGAGACATCCGGGTGACTCCATCGTTCACTTTTAAtgggtaaaacaaaaagatcaaaTGACACTGGCAGAAAACATACCTGCTGGGATTTCCATGTTCAGGCAGGACATCCCGTCATCAGAGTTTTCACTCAGCGCTGTATTTACAAGACTGAAAGTGGAGGGCCGTCTGATGGGAGGCTCAGGTACAGGGCAAGATGTTTTCTTGGAAAGAAAACCCTTTGTCTTTGAGCCTGCAGGAGGGAATAATTCAGAgaattaatgatatttttagtGCATGCAGCCTTTATTAAGAACAAGAAGCTCAGGTTGttagacaaacaaaatgtgGGTGTGTTAAAATTACCTAGAAGGAAGACGGAGCACGTCTGACCATAGACATCAATCATGGCCCAGAGAGGCATTCTAACGTCCACATTCACGACTAGCCTTTGCTTCCCAGAGTTTTGAAATTTCACATATATGTTGCCGCCATATGTGACCCAGAATTCCAGCACTGAACCTTCCTGACAGTAGGAGTCGGGCACAGCGATGGCCCAGTGGCCCGAGGTTTGGGTGAGGTCGGGCATAGACAACGGGGGCAGAGGCAAAGATCTGGCTAATGGAGGGACGTTGGTGAAGCCCACGCGTATGGCTCCTTGCCAGTGTGGCACGCACTTCTCCACCAGCACCCGGATCCTCTCGTGGGTCTTCACAGGGCGGCTGGTGAAAACAACGCCACCTTTGAAAGTGTCTTCAACTCTCTCGGCACGTCGACCGCCCTCGCTCAGACAGATCATGTCTCCCACGGCCCCAGGATGGAAGGCCAGGGGGCCGAGGCAAGAGGAGCCGCATTTGCGGGTCATCTTCGGATCTGCAGGGGAAGAAAATCACCATTAAAACTTTGTGACGACATCAACAGATTATGTTTATgacatttacacaaaaacatgagCTGCACTATAAGACCAGGACATGTAGTTTAACACAACATCCTGACGGGTAGACAGTAAAAGCATCAGCATAAATGTCTTGAGCTGCTGATGAATTGCAAGGTTGCAGCAAGTATAGTAAACAGAACTTTACTGCAgttaattttgtaaatgtgttatACAATAGGAGCCATGCGTGGTTACATTTTGAGAAGTTTGTCAGTCTTCCCATTTAATAATTGCTATTAGTTTACAGTAAGTGCAAGAAAATTACTTGATTTACAGGGACAACTGATCTTCATAAACCAGAAGTTCAATTCAGAACAATCCCTTTTACTTCATATTCctgttttctatttctgttgCTGTTGCAGGCCTGACTGTTGCTTCAAACTTTGTCAGCAAAGAACAAGAAATCGTGAGTAAATCTACGTAGAAGTGATctgcaaactaaataaaatgggTTAATCTGCGTTTCCACTCGTTTCTCTCTGACAGGATTCTCGGAACATCCCGACATAATCTTGACCTCAAGcgcttttatttactttcattttcttatcACATTACCACCAGAGGAAACAGCGGTCAGATTGCACACTTTCGCTTCGAAAACATGGACAGTGCTGGTCTGCAGAGCAACCTGCTGGAGTCCATGCATGTCAGGACATGTCTTATAGCTGAAGTCAGGTCAGGCTCTCCCTTCTGTCCTCAGAAACATTTGCCGTTTTACAACGCTTCAAGGTCTTACATTGAGTCATCCACAAATCCCCCGGCATAGATTCCAACTCACTGTTTACTGGTCCAAAAACGTTCCTATCTAACATCATGTTTCCGATTTCCCACTGTACATGGTTTATTACTCCAGGAGTTGCATTATGAATGGACATAGTTGTTTGAAGTCTTCATAATTACTCTCTTATCACCTGTTTTACAACCAACTTATGTTGCTTCTGCTTAGTTTCCCTgtcattcttatttttctgaaactttaagaGTTTAAGTTACaggatttatatatatatatatatatatatatatatatatatatatatatatatatatatatatatatatatatatatatatttacatacatacatacatacatataaatatgtatataaagcatatttttctgacttgtaatttgagctttttttcctGCATCTTACATccttaaatatcttttttaaaacctgaaagaggcattttcaattcaaatacAGAATGAAGACAAGTTGTAGAAATCTTACCACTCTTCTTATTGTGGTCCTCTCTCCTCATCTTGGAGCAGAAGTGATCTTTCGCACGTCGACACGGGAGCTGTGCTCTCTCGCCTGTGTTGGGGTTGGGTTATGATCAAGTGTGAGTGATCGGACCTGCTATAAAGGGAAGCGCATGTGCGGTtcggaaaacaaaaacatccactcagtgaatgagtgaatgaaaaGAGGAAGGGGGCGGGACAGAGGGAGGGCAGAATCAAACTGGAATTTTACCTGACACTTTCTCCTGTGACTTCTTTCAGgactttttgaaaaacaaaccaaataaaacgTTTTCCAATTCACGTTTTAGTCATTACTTCTTTTATTATTGGCAATTCCTATTATGTTTGACtattgttttccatttgcttCTAACTTATGTTGAAgacaattttaaatttgttcacaGATGCAAAAATCCCCTTTCAGCTGAAACAATGACCTCTGACTAGGCTGGCAATTCCCctcataatataatatattagaatagaacagaatagaatagaatagaatatacaatgttttgcttttttcagcCCCTTTTCAACCTACTTCGTATCACTAAACAGGTTTTattaagaagatttttttaGAGCCTTTTATAGGACAATCACGTCTCAGTGAAATTAAAGTAATAATCCCAcccaaaaaagattttaagttacatttaaaaccaccttcctttcatttttttcaggtaACTTATGACTCATTCAGATGTTTCAGATGTGACGTATTTtggtgagaaaaagaaaagataaaaacatattctGCACAGTTGTGTCATAATTTTAGCTTTCAACTGTGTATGTAACTTATAGTTCCTCAGAAAGCGGTTGACTCAGATCTATTAGCCAAGATAGAATTATGTAGGACTGCTTCTGATTGGCCATGTGCGGTTTATCCTGTACAGGAAATGCTGCGTGAGAGAACCACTGGAAATTTACCGTATGCATGTGCCTCTGGTTAAGAGCCATAATTATCTGACTTGTCTCATCTGACTGGACAAACTGCAGACTGCTTCGTGCATCGCAGCTGTTTGCTGTCAGAACTTGCATTACAGGTAACGGTGAATTACAAGAAATAAGATCACATGAGCTTTATGGCCATCAGTCATTGTGAAACTGAAAACTACTGGAAAGCTCCTGGAATGTGTGGCCCATAAAGCAATAGAATAATTTCCTAGCAAAAATGAATCATAAACAAACTATACAATCTATTCGGGACTCacttacattttgtaattagcACGGGGAGTTACTAAATCTTTATcagtaaaatgaaacaaatgcttGTTCTGTGTAGCTTTTTCCTTTTATCCCCTGCGTGAACATTAACCATTCATACCGTTGCAAGAAAGACAAATAGTACTTATTGTTAATGTTTAAGCTGCTCTACAAATAgcctacatatttttttttttattttttttttttgatagagTGGCCTCTTAAAACAGTTATTTGCTTATCTTTTGGACTCAAACTTTAAAGTCATCGCCTCCAAATCAATTCTATCAAATCTTTATCTCTGTTTCTCTGcgaatttggacatttttgtgtATGTTTGTTTAGGTTGACAATATTTTACCTAAACCGTGCTGGACTCCTTCGGTCGAACGGTGCCTAAGCAGTGCCTATGGACTGCTGTGGTACAGCCACTTCCTAATAGTCCGGGGTCCGGGTATGAAACCAGCTCACTCAGACCCGGGCCCCACCCGGCTGCGATTCAGGATTTGGAATAGCAAGCTGAGCATGACCGTCTTTGTAATTGTGTGATTCACTTGCGACGTGGACACGCGTGGAAAGGGTCTCGGCGAGAAAATGCTACAGGACAGAGGGCAGTGTTTGGGAGGTGGGAGAGGTTCACGGCAGCCTTCGCTGTctgcaacaacagaaaaacgtCGCTAAATGTATCACTACTTGCtgtttgagagagagaaaaaagtcacTAGACGGGTCTGAAAAGTTGATGAATATGGCGACAAAGTACATAAGTTGACAACAGTGCTTCTTCCATCCCCTCTCATCACCTCCACTCATCCCCACGCTCAGTCGTGTCTCTgggctccgcccactttggtGGGCTTTTTCCAAAAATTCCAACTTTGAAAAATTGGAAATCTGGTGTGGTTTCGCTTTCAGAGGAGAGCCTTCCACAGCTTTTAATGTAACATTAAGAACATGCTACATGTTAATTTTCCGATACGGGCCCAGTGGGGGCGTTTTTATAAAAGATGTTACAAGTTATTCTGGGCACTCAACTGgcttctcaaaaaaaaaaaaagaaaaaaaaaagacatttattgttcttttttttatgcacatgAGGCCAATATACAACAACTGACTCCATCTAAGATTTTCCAGTCCATTTTACAACCCATATGGAGTCCGTATGGAAAAATATAGGTCGAATAGTAGGttgatgcaccacaagcctctggaggatcctccaccttgaggttccagaggcaccagcagcttcaaattaCTGTTTGCTGCCTTGtaaggacattttaacagctgctctcttaatctgatgaatttgtctaacagaaaccttcctcattacgcctttatctgtacaaacccatctttgttctgaatcagccacaaatctcttcacagtatgaaaacatttcaggttttgttaaatatctaaggttttcataccttgtcttacggcactacactatctgatgattttcatcagcaaaGATCCTTTCTCTTGAAACCTGTGGCTtacttaataatgtggaacatccttcctAAGTagttttcctttaattgagctcatcAGACAAattaatcaaccagctctctgaaattaattacagtgattcaaagagccctgacacacaataccatctataaatttaatagcacaacaaaataattacatttttatgacacttaaattcaatttgcataataatttggaacatgtaATATAAACTGCTAGAAAACCAGCGTCAACATCCACAGTAATGCCAGTTTTACATCTACATGGACTGAGAATGAGCCAACCGAGAAGATACCATACTAACATTAGCACCTGCAATGGCTTGTCAGTAGTAAAGCCATTACTTAATGCCAGCATTCAGCATTTTAGATCTGCTGAAAATATATGGACCAAGCCAATAATCAGGTCTGCCAGGAAATCATGCTTGAGTTGACATGCTATAGTTTAAACCTGTATGGATtggagaaaatccacaataaattcaaactccAGGAGTTACATTATGAATGGACATAGTTAACTcaattcttgtttttcaaaccatttgaagttgttttctaACCATTTCCCCCCTCAAAAAACATAAGTTCAAACTCACCGTTAAAAGCCCAACTTAATATGACATTCATATTGAATGTATGTAAACTACTGGAAAGGGTTGTACAtctatcattatttttttttttatgtatttgattaaattttttcattCAAACCAGGAGAGGacccttcctccttctcctccccctcctctgcTTGCTCTCGCAGCAACACACTTGATCAGACATGGCAGGCCATCAAAAAATCTACTTGTTCCCACTCCATCTGTTCAAAAAACTATTAATCTGCTGCCGTCCAATAAAATGTTCGGCCCTCACTGTGGAGCCAATGGAtgctgtgatgctgtgagacCCAGGCCAATCCCCGGCTGCATTCTAATGCGGGCCATCTTTATCAAGGAACCACTCCATTTCCACATTCTGCGTATTTATGATTTCTGAAGAGAGGGGCAGCAGGAGGCATGTATCTGTAGGACATAGCTGAGGTCTGTTTCCAGAGGGCTCAGATATGGAGCTATCCCATGCAAAACTGAGGATGGGCACTGCATGGTGCATTCTCAGGCGACTTTGAAAGAGTTCATGCTAAGACTGCTGCTTTTGGGCTAAATCTTCAAGAAGCTAGCTGTCCTCCAGAATCTCGACTCCGCTTGCAGCTCTCAACGTTTTCCTCGGGGGGCCACCAGAGGCCTCTCCCCAGCTTGGATCTTACTGGATGTTTTCCTGACAGTGGGGGGTGGCGGAAAAAAGATTTGGAGAACTTCCCATGGATCCGAACGTCCAGGGGTCTTTCCTCTTCAACAACAGCCTGAACCAGTTCCCCTCAGACCTTAAGGCACCGGTGTGCCAGTACTCAGTCCCCAACTCTTTCTACAAACTCAACCCGGGCCTTAACACCCAGTTGCAGCCGGGGACTCCCCACGGCATCAGCGACATCCTGAGCCGATCCATGGTGGGGGTTGGCTCCTCCGGCACCACCACGCTGCTGTCTGGGTACTCCCCCATGGGGGGGTTCGGTCCCTCTGTAACCACTGCGTCCATGTACTACAACCGAGACTACAACCCCTCGCTGGGCTTCTCCAAAAGCACCGCGGAGTGCCCCATGAAGGGCCGTAGTGTGAGCTGCTGGGCAGAGAGCAGCTGTGACTGGAGAGGAGGGAGACAACAGTGCACTGGCGGTGAGTCTGCAGAGGGTTTCAGAATCGACCTAATCAGCGCACAGAAACTTACTGCAGCTTGCCAAGGAGCAGGCTCTTGTTGAGACAAGGATCAGGCAGATTCAAGAGAAACGCGATAACGCTTCActtgaatttcattttaaaggcgACGTTTAGTTGTAACGtctgttttaacaaaacatctggagagaaagaaaactatGTTGCACTTTTACATTATGTTAGAACTTTTATTCAGcatttttctgtcacatcaGGGAATAAATTGTGATGTGGATTATAACATTAGAAATCCCCAATATGTAATCATggcaaaaatgattaaattattttttttattcaaaattgggtacaaaaaaacaaacaaatttcatccaaattattaaaacaataaccCAAACCTGcactgttattttgttttcctttcttttctttttttttttgctttatactTTTGTAGGCAGTGATCCACTTGGGGAAATGCCCAACAGGAAGAAACACACCAGACCAACATTTAGCGGACACCAGATATTTGCTCTGGAGAAGACCTTCGAGCAAACTAAGTACTTGGCCGGGCCAGAAAGAGCAAGACTGGCTTATTCTCTGGGAATGACTGAGTCACAAGTTAAGGTGAGTTTCACCACGTTACAATTACAGCCAGCTTTTGACTGAGATTCTAATTTTTgctccttttaaaaatgtcctgtatttttttgtattggCTGATCAGTGATGGGTTTGGATATGGGCGCTATGGCTCACTGCCCAGGGGGCTATTCTATCAAGGGGACTacagtagagaaaaaaaaaaaaagttgtggcTGTTGTGCCTCAAACAAGTTTTCTCCAGCTTGGTGTCATGTCGGCTGGTCAGCAGAGCGTTTATAGAGGACTGAATCTCTAATAGAAATTGTGATTGCGAAGTGTTTATTTCGTGGGAACTTATTAgtgaaaatcacaaaaaaaaagctctggAAACTCACAAATTTTTCATATATTATTTGCAGTTTATGTCTAGTTAAGTTCCAAGTTATTAATATCCCCAGGCAGACTTagattaaatgtatttcttccGTCTAAGTCTGTTTAAATGAGAGAGCTATAAGTTGCATTTtagatttgaataaaatgcCACTATTAATTAAACATTCCCCACAAAAATCAGTGGAAAACTCAGTTTTAGAATTACAGCATCCAAACCCTTCTTTTTCCAATGAACTACAAGACTTTAGGCTGAAACGCCTTTTATGTCATCACCATACTGTTTAGAGTAGCTATTTAATTATAAATCTCGCGGGAATGAGTTTTGCAACACGGAAGTAATGAGAAACAATTTAAGGCCTCATAAGTGAATTCCGTTGCGTTGCAGCGCTCTAATTCCTGTGAACAGGAGGCGCATGTTGAGCAACTCTTCGGTCGTGATTCGTTTCGACTCGCACCCGTGGAGCTCTCGGTAAAACAAGTTGAGACCGAAGTGGCAGACCGTTGCTCCTTACCGTGGCAGGTATTGAGGCTCGGAAGTGCCTCAATACCTGCCACTGCCACAATTTGAGCTCGGTGTTGTTCTGCTGAAAACAAGGCtgtgtatgcgtgtgcgtgtgggtgtgtgggcgtgcgcgCGCGCGCCAGGTGTGGTTCCAGAACCGACGCACTAAGTGGAGGAAGAAGAGCGCCTCGGAGCCCAGCTCCACGCAGGCCACGCACGCCGGACAGGGCGGGGAGGCCTCGGAGAACGAGGTGGAGGACGAGGAGTACAATAAGCCGCTGGACCCCGACTCAGACGACGATAAGATCCGACTGCTGCTGCGCAAACACCGCAGGGCTTTTTCTGTGCTAAGACTGGGGCCGCACCCtgtctgaaacacacacacacacacgcacacacacgcccaggcacacacacacacacacacacttcactcAACAGACCTGCATGCTGTGATGAATAAAGTAACGTCTGTTTAAAGTTGGGGGATAGGGGTACGGAGTGAGCATGTGCAGATGATGTCCCACAGAGGAGAATTGAAAAGTCAGAGATTAGAATTCAAATGACGTGAGACTTCCGGCCTGCTGTTATTGCCATAATTCCTTACATATAATTgttcacaaacaaataaaaaaattctacattaaaaaaaacccaaacaattgAAATCTACTTGTAAAAATAGCCAGTCTTTTATCTCTCCAGGTCTTTCAGCAGTGTCTAAGGAATatattatttaagttaaaaagtgtgaaagaataaaaacgtGAAACAATCAGGATCTAGAGAATTGAAtcagaattacaaattttaatatctCGATCGATTTTCTGCGCATACATGTCTGATGTTTTTAAGTTGCTCAACACCCTGTAAAAATGTCCAGCTAAACAATGTAAAATGAACGCACTtgaaaaaatgtgcaataaaagaTTATGGGTTTGTTACCCGACTTTGTGATTCTGATCTTTTCCTCCATGAAGAATTAAGCAGAGATCTGATGCagtcttttcatttctttgtatttgcTGCCAGGTGGCAGTTAAAAAAGCAAAGCGCAAGGTCGCAGATGCTTAGAAGAAGGTCATAGGTCAAATCTTATGTGATTTACTCTATTGGGGGTGGGGAGGGTTTTAATTGAAGCCAATGGTGCCTGCAACCCAAGCTCAAGTGAAAATCAATGCCAGCAATAAATGTTTGTTCACCACTTTGCGTATTTGTCCTCCGTATGCAACGTGCAGCAGACTGTAGATGATCCCACCCTTGATAAAAGGCTGAGGAATGCTGCAGGGACAGTTCTGAAGAACATTGTCCAcgattaaagcaaaaacaaagtacGCCAAACTAGGAATAGGACAGCATATTCTTATAGAATTTGTTTCTATAAGAATATGCTGACAAGTATTTTAATAGACGTTGCATTCATTTTCATAATCTCATCCAAAGcttatgttttaatttgtgtatagatatatatatatacatagcaGTAAATGAGCAGCAAAGTTTGGATTTAGACATGAAGTTACCAGATTTTCTAACGTTCCACCTGAAAGTTTACCGATCTGAATAGTAGCCTGTCCTCAACAGTAATCTCTACCCACTTTCAGAGAACTATTTTAATCTCTTGAGGAGTATATTAAGGAACACAATGCGTGCAGCCAAAGGCtttgaatgaaaatatgaaaactggACTGACAACATATCACCACACATCAACTCATATGGAAACCTACAGTAGGGTCAGTTTTTAGCTCACTTTTGCTTTACATGTCTTAAATTTTACCCATTGAGGTTTTGACATCATTGGATAGATAAATTATATGGAACTACAAGAGTGCCATTGAATAAGTAAAATAAgaacaataatgtttttctataaGTGATTTTGTATATCACTGGAATACTTTATCCTCACAATTAGCATTtggctttcttttaaaattaccAATAATTTAAcattccaaaaaataaatagataagtAAATAGTAATGCACATGGATGATTAAGATACCAGtttgaattttgattttaaataagttaaatttaGTCATTTACAGTGCACGTTATCACTAAAGGGTGATGATAAAATTCAAACAGTTCTTCCAGACTTTATATAACCCTCTTATTACCATGAATCCAGTGCAATCAGTGTGTGTCATGCACAGTGatgtaattagaaaataaaaacaatccatAAATCATGACAAAGTAATTTTGTAAATTGATTAGGCATTTCACAGCAAATACCTTTGGGTACTACGCTGTTTATTCAGACATAGAAGTACTCATTCCTAAATAATtcatgaaaaacattcaaatacaAATACGATATATCT
This region includes:
- the LOC122828049 gene encoding E3 ubiquitin-protein ligase NEURL3-like, with amino-acid sequence MRREDHNKKSDPKMTRKCGSSCLGPLAFHPGAVGDMICLSEGGRRAERVEDTFKGGVVFTSRPVKTHERIRVLVEKCVPHWQGAIRVGFTNVPPLARSLPLPPLSMPDLTQTSGHWAIAVPDSYCQEGSVLEFWVTYGGNIYVKFQNSGKQRLVVNVDVRMPLWAMIDVYGQTCSVFLLGSKTKGFLSKKTSCPVPEPPIRRPSTFSLVNTALSENSDDGMSCLNMEIPADNHCVVCMVRQTDISLPCGHRCLCNRCTPRVLVQFGTCPLCRLVISTPPVMWR
- the nkx6.3 gene encoding homeobox protein Nkx-6.3, with translation MDPNVQGSFLFNNSLNQFPSDLKAPVCQYSVPNSFYKLNPGLNTQLQPGTPHGISDILSRSMVGVGSSGTTTLLSGYSPMGGFGPSVTTASMYYNRDYNPSLGFSKSTAECPMKGRSVSCWAESSCDWRGGRQQCTGGSDPLGEMPNRKKHTRPTFSGHQIFALEKTFEQTKYLAGPERARLAYSLGMTESQVKVWFQNRRTKWRKKSASEPSSTQATHAGQGGEASENEVEDEEYNKPLDPDSDDDKIRLLLRKHRRAFSVLRLGPHPV